The following coding sequences lie in one Flavobacteriales bacterium genomic window:
- the purS gene encoding phosphoribosylformylglycinamidine synthase subunit PurS, whose product MKFSAEIDIMPLKALLDPQGKAVESSLKNIDLGGLSQVRIGKHISTEIEANSEEAAKEMAESACKKLLANEIMESFTIVIKTI is encoded by the coding sequence ATGAAATTTAGTGCTGAAATAGATATAATGCCTTTAAAAGCATTATTGGATCCACAGGGAAAAGCTGTTGAATCATCGTTAAAAAACATTGATTTAGGAGGCTTAAGTCAAGTTAGGATTGGCAAACATATTTCTACAGAAATAGAAGCTAACAGTGAGGAAGCGGCGAAAGAAATGGCCGAATCTGCTTGCAAAAAACTTCTTGCTAATGAAATAATGGAGAGTTTTACGATCGTGATTAAAACGATCTAA
- the pssA gene encoding CDP-diacylglycerol--serine O-phosphatidyltransferase produces the protein MKNKIPNLITLANLFCGCIGIVFAFQNDLEYCAAMIGLAAVFDFFDGASSRLLKVSSKMGKELDSLSDLVSFGVLPSMIMYRLLEISLTGSAVFVVFIIACASSYRLAKFNLDERQTTSFIGLPTPANAILIGSFPLILNADIEYINQILLSPYFLISITLLLSFLLICELPLFSLKFNNFKWEGNKVRYLFLILSSGMFITLYVVANQFLAIPLIIMLYVLMSLINNYTRNEI, from the coding sequence TTGAAAAATAAGATCCCAAACCTTATAACTCTTGCCAATCTCTTTTGTGGCTGCATTGGAATTGTATTTGCATTTCAAAACGATTTAGAATATTGTGCAGCAATGATTGGCCTTGCCGCTGTCTTTGACTTTTTTGATGGGGCTTCTTCTAGACTGTTAAAAGTGAGTTCGAAAATGGGGAAAGAATTAGATTCCTTATCTGATTTAGTAAGTTTCGGTGTTTTACCCTCTATGATAATGTACCGGCTACTAGAAATTTCGTTAACCGGATCTGCCGTATTCGTGGTATTTATTATAGCCTGTGCTTCTTCTTATCGACTTGCAAAATTCAATCTTGATGAGCGTCAAACAACCTCGTTTATTGGTTTACCGACACCAGCTAATGCTATACTTATTGGTTCTTTCCCATTAATTCTAAATGCAGACATTGAATATATCAATCAAATACTTCTAAGCCCATATTTCTTAATATCTATAACGCTATTGCTGTCTTTTCTATTGATATGCGAATTACCTTTGTTTTCATTAAAGTTCAACAACTTTAAATGGGAAGGAAATAAAGTGAGATACCTTTTCTTGATATTATCGTCAGGGATGTTTATCACTTTATATGTTGTTGCTAATCAATTCTTGGCAATTCCATTAATAATAATGTTGTACGTATTAATGTCTTTAATAAATAATTATACAAGGAATGAAATTTAG